In Sulfitobacter indolifex, the genomic window ATGATGACCCTAAAGCACGGGCCTATCGCCTCGGTTACTTCCTCGGCGACGGCACCGGCTGCGGCAAGGGCCGCGAATGCGCGGGGCTCATCCTCGTGAACTGGCTTGCCGGGCGCAAAAAGGCGATCTGGGTCTCCAAATCCGCCACGCTTATCGAGGACGCGATCCGCGACTGGACCGATCTCGGCGGCTCGCCAGCCGACATCCAGCCGCTCTCCAAGTGGAAACCGGACCAGCCCGTCCCGATGGGCGACGGTATCCTCTTCGTCACCTACGCCACGCTGCGGTCCGCGGGCAAATGCGGCACCACGCGACTGAGCCAGATCCTCGACTGGATGGGCGCAGACTTTGAAGGCGTCCTCGCTTTTGATGAGGCCCATGCCATGCAGAATGCCGCAGGGTCAGAGCAGGGCAGGGGGGTCAAGCCCTCGCAGCAGGGTCTTGCGGGCCTGCGGCTGCAACTGGCAGCACCCCGCGCTCGCGTCTTCTACATCTCGGCCACGGGCGCCACGAGCGTCCACAACCTCGCCTATGCCGCGCGGCTCGGTCTCTGGGGGCAAGGGCCCGAATACCCCTTCCCGAGCCGCGAGAGTTTCGTCTCGGCCATGGAAGCCGGCGGTGTCGCCGCCATGGAGGTGGTCGCGCGTGATCTCAAGACGCTCGGGCTCTACACGGCCCGCGCCCTCAGCTTTGATGGCGTGGAGTATGACGTGCTCGAACATGCGCTGACCCCGGCCCAGATCGAGATCTACGACGCCTATGCAGGTGCGTTTCGGACGATACACCACAATCTCGAGGCTGCCCTGACGGCGACCGGTGTCAACGATGCTTCGGGAGAGACCAATGCCTCGGCCGCACGCGCCTCGGCCAAGTCCCGTTTCGAGAGCACGAAGCAGCGTTTCTTCAATCATCTGCTGATGGGCATGAAGGCCCCGACCATCATCCGCGCCATCGCGGACGATCTGGCGGCAGGCAATGCTTGCGTCATCCAGGTTGTCTCGACAGGCGAGAGCCTGCTGAAGCGTCGGCTTGAGTCGATGGACCCGGAGGATGAACTCGTCGAGGGTGCCTTGACGCCGCGCGACTATGTTCTGGGCTACCTCGAACAGGCCTTCCCGATCCATGCGCAAAAGCTGGTCGAGATCGACGGCAATATGGTGGCGGAACCTTTGCGGGATGAGACCGGGGCGCTCGTTGTCTCGCGCGAGGCGCTCGCCCTGCGCGATGCGGCCATGATGGAGTTGATGACGCTGGCGCCGATCCCCTCGGCGCTCGATCAGATCCTCTGGGCTTTTGGCGACGAGGCCGTGGCCGAAGTGACCGGAAGGTCGATTCGACCTCTGAAGGCGGACGATGGCCACCTCTTCATCGAAAAGCGCGCCGCCAGCAGCAATTCGTCCGAGACCCAAGCCTTCATGGACGGCGAAAAGGATATCCTGATCTTCTCCGATGCGGGTGGGACGGGCCGCTCCTATCATGCGGCACAAACGGCGAAGAACCAGAAGCGGCGGCGGCACTATCTTCTGGAGCCCGGCTGGCGCGCCGATGCGGCCATCCAGGGGCTCGGCCGCACGCATCGCTCGGCTCAGGTCAGCGCGCCCTTCTTCCGGGTTTGCACCTCCGATGTGCATGGCGAAAAGCGTTTCACCTCGACGATTGCCAAACGCCTCGACCAGCTGGGGGCCTTGACCAAGGGCCAGCGCGAGACCGGCTCGCAAGGCATGTTCCGGGAGGAGGACAATCTCGAAAGCCCGATCGCACGGGCCGCACTGCGTGGCTATTTCGCCGATCTGGCCGCCGGGCGTGCCGAGGCAATGAGCTACGAGAGCTTCACCGACTGGACGGCCCTGCGGCTGATCGACAAGGACGGGGTGCTCCTTGAGGAGCTTCCCCCGATCCAGCGGTTTCTGAATCGGGTGCTTGCCCTTCCCATCCACATGCAGAACGCGCTCTTTGGCGAGTTCATGCGCCGGATCGCTGATCAGACCGAACGCGCGCGGGCGGCGGGCACGCTCGATCTCGGCGTCGAAACCTTGCGCGGCGAAAAGATCGAGCAGGTCTCCACAGAGGATCTCTGGACCTGCCCGAAATCCGGCGCCGTGACGCGGATCATCGGGCTTGAGGTGACGGACCCGGTCCATGTCCTGGGCGCCGAAGAGGCCATATCGCGCAATCCGGACAAGCTGCCAATGGTGAATCGCGCCTCCGGTCGCGCGGCGCTCATCTCGGCGCGGCCGATGCAGATGTATGACGAGGACATCGTCACGCTGATGCGCAAGGCGGTGCGGCCCAACGGGTCGAGCTATCTGGAGGAGACGCGGTTCGAGTCCTCGGCCTGGGAAGAGATCGGCAAGCCTGAGTTCGCACGGCTTTGGGATGCCGAGGCGGGGTCCCTGCCGAAAACCACCACGACCAAGCTCTACCTGCTGACCGGGCTGCTACTGCCGATCTGGAAGGATATTCCAACCACCAATGAGCGCATCTACAGGGTCACGCCGGACGGGGCGACCGCCATGATCGGGCGCACGCTGAGCGAAGAAGGGGCGGCCGCGCTGCGCGCCCGCTTCCTCGTCTCCAACCCGCAAACGCCGCAGGAGATGCTGACCGCCGCCCTTGGCACCACCGCGCCGGTCGATCTGGGCCGGGGACTGACCCTGACCCGTCGCCGGGTCGCAGGCGAGATGCGCCTCGAGCTTGGCGGCGCGGACAAGGGCATGATCGAAGGCCTCAAGGCCATGGGGTGTTTCACGGAGATCATCGCCTTCCAGCTGAGGGTGTTCTTGCCGCATGGGGACGGGATCGACGCGGGAAGCATTCTGGCCCGGATCGTGGGGCAGGAAGCCGCCAGAGCGGCAGAACAAGCCGCCTGAAAAGTCAAAGGGGGCTTCCGGTCGGGCGTCGCGGATTTGGGTTTCACCGGTCTGCGCTTTCCGGGCGCGCGCAGACCAATGCCACGCCTGGCCCCCCAAATTCAGACAAGAGGACGGACCCATGACCAATCCCCAGATCGACTATGCCGCACTGGCGGCTCAGTGGCGTGCAGAGCGCGAAACCACCTTGAAGGCATCCAGAGTGGAGCTGCTCGCGCAACTACGTGCGCTTGGCATCAGCGAGGTCGCTGTCGAATACGAAGGCTATGGCGACTCCGGCAATGTCGAGGATGTGACGGTGCAGCCTGCAGAGGGCAACCTGCCGGAGGCGCTTGTCACAGAAGTTGGCGATTTCGCCTGGTCGCTCGCCTATCACCATCACCCGGGGTTCGAAAACAACGAGGGCGGCTACGGCACACTGACCTGGGACTTGCGCAACGACAGCATCACCCTCGATCACGCGGACCGCTATGTCGAATGCTCGCACAGCTATGATGAGGGTCTTTGAGATGGCCCATCCGCTTCATCATGCTGAAAGCTCTGCCCGGAAATTCGGCGGGGTGCCGTCTGACTATCAGGCCATCCATGACTGGTTTGATGCCTCGAAAGAGCATCTTGCGCTCTTCACGCACAGAGCCTTGCGTCACCACGCCCAAGGCCTGTTTGAAGCCGAGCGTGTCTTCAGTCTGACCCTGACCAATAGCGCGGGTCGGGACATCCCCGTGCGCTGGATCGGCGAGCAACATGTCCGCGAAGACTGCCAAGGCCGTATCCCGAGCATGGCGGACTGGCTGCGTCGGATCAAGCCCGAGCCATGGATGGCCAATGGCCACATCGACCGGCATTCTGGCGATGAGTCCTGCGGCGACCCAAGGGTTGCCTGGGCCTCCGAGGTCGCCGCCGGACGAACGGTTCTTGGCCTGAAGGATTGGATGGCCGCACGCGCGACGCAAGCCACGCAAGCCACGCAAGGTGCCTGACAGCTCTGGGCCGTTTGCCAAACGAATGCTGAATGGAAGCCCGGTTGCACGACCGGGCTTCTTGCGTCGTTTCACACCACTCTTCTTGAGGAAGACCCCCATGACACTCGATGAAATCAAGGCCGCCGTCGATGCCGGCCAGACCGTGCACTGGACCAATACCGGCTACGTTGTCCACAAGGACCGGCTCGGTCAGTACCTCATCACCTATGTGCCGAACGGTAGCTGCATCGGTCTGACCGACCGGGGCGGGCAACGGTTGAACGGAAAAGAGGCGGAGTTCTTCATCGCGCGATCGGAGGACGGCGCGGAAAATCCGGGCAGCCAATCAATACCAGACGGGCAGGGGAGGGGCGTAGCACCCGGAGGCGCGGGGGCATTCCCACTCGGACGGCAGCTTTGACCCGTGGGCGAGGCTGAAAGGAAAGCAGGCTTTCTGATTTGTGATCCCTCAAGGGGTCGAGAAAGCAATCCCGGATGCGCTGGCAAGGACGTCAGACACCGGCCAATCTGAAAGGAACCATCCCATGTTCGCAGGAACCCTCACCCGCAATGTCGAGACCGCAGCCGCTCAGTACACCGGCATGATCCACGGGGCGCGCTTTGACATCGCCATCCAGTTGGAGGCGCGGGCCAAGATGTCCGAACGCAGCCCGGATTTTGACGTCACGGCAGTCAACAAATCGGGCCGCAAGGTACGCATCGGCACGGCCTGGAACGAGACCGGCAACACCAGCGGCAACCCCTACATCTCGATGCAGATCGATGTTGGTCTCGGCCCGTTCCGGGTCAACGCGGTGCAGACGAAAGAGGCGCGCGCGGCCCAGAGCGGCGCGTTCGAGATCATCCCGCTGGTCTCGAACGGCCTGATGAAATCCGGCTCGATCTCGGGCGAGCTCACCGCTATGGACGCCGACAACGCCTTCACCGGCTACATCGCCAACATGATGTTCGATCTGG contains:
- a CDS encoding DUF736 family protein produces the protein MFAGTLTRNVETAAAQYTGMIHGARFDIAIQLEARAKMSERSPDFDVTAVNKSGRKVRIGTAWNETGNTSGNPYISMQIDVGLGPFRVNAVQTKEARAAQSGAFEIIPLVSNGLMKSGSISGELTAMDADNAFTGYIANMMFDLEFMLIENSYKTEETHPDYRIEVSSPRGTPIRVGSAWMAKSSRTGNDYLSLLINTPDGDLRVNAVQNEEQRGGQTFSIIPFIDSGEQPQDAGAGLSLVA
- a CDS encoding DUF6915 family protein; amino-acid sequence: MAHPLHHAESSARKFGGVPSDYQAIHDWFDASKEHLALFTHRALRHHAQGLFEAERVFSLTLTNSAGRDIPVRWIGEQHVREDCQGRIPSMADWLRRIKPEPWMANGHIDRHSGDESCGDPRVAWASEVAAGRTVLGLKDWMAARATQATQATQGA
- a CDS encoding DUF6878 family protein; this encodes MTNPQIDYAALAAQWRAERETTLKASRVELLAQLRALGISEVAVEYEGYGDSGNVEDVTVQPAEGNLPEALVTEVGDFAWSLAYHHHPGFENNEGGYGTLTWDLRNDSITLDHADRYVECSHSYDEGL
- a CDS encoding strawberry notch family protein, with amino-acid sequence MSKPKPANPAFPISDTDLANAIAQIGTEVDHRPLRSSALARIMRETFHGSDAGGAWDWRMAYDLMQAAAIQVLLRGDGAAGDIAAAKLLASRLLTETRRSEQQIRLQQFSTPLPFATMAVRAAAIRKGETVLEPSAGTGALAAFAARAGATLLLNEIDPFRQRLLRAVFGGEVTGHDGEHIDDLLQSPVLPDVVVMNPPFASSVDRSRDKHIAAKHLIAAAKRLVPGGRLVAIMPPGFTPERDAAHWSRACGLLTPRLALTMPGQVYRKLGTSVETQLMVFDKVQEDGEMIRAIVCDLDEALPFVDAAAATRPEMRPAQRPEAIPHGRPTAPSSAPRKTAAAPVAASKARANAVRPLSFTSFDVPRDNTPISDIYARYRPQRIEIAGAQEHPTPLVESIAMASVAPPMPSNTGSDDLRLPARLVEEGDLSEAQLETIIMAHDAHGRDLPGRMRLDDDQNKLTRADDDPKARAYRLGYFLGDGTGCGKGRECAGLILVNWLAGRKKAIWVSKSATLIEDAIRDWTDLGGSPADIQPLSKWKPDQPVPMGDGILFVTYATLRSAGKCGTTRLSQILDWMGADFEGVLAFDEAHAMQNAAGSEQGRGVKPSQQGLAGLRLQLAAPRARVFYISATGATSVHNLAYAARLGLWGQGPEYPFPSRESFVSAMEAGGVAAMEVVARDLKTLGLYTARALSFDGVEYDVLEHALTPAQIEIYDAYAGAFRTIHHNLEAALTATGVNDASGETNASAARASAKSRFESTKQRFFNHLLMGMKAPTIIRAIADDLAAGNACVIQVVSTGESLLKRRLESMDPEDELVEGALTPRDYVLGYLEQAFPIHAQKLVEIDGNMVAEPLRDETGALVVSREALALRDAAMMELMTLAPIPSALDQILWAFGDEAVAEVTGRSIRPLKADDGHLFIEKRAASSNSSETQAFMDGEKDILIFSDAGGTGRSYHAAQTAKNQKRRRHYLLEPGWRADAAIQGLGRTHRSAQVSAPFFRVCTSDVHGEKRFTSTIAKRLDQLGALTKGQRETGSQGMFREEDNLESPIARAALRGYFADLAAGRAEAMSYESFTDWTALRLIDKDGVLLEELPPIQRFLNRVLALPIHMQNALFGEFMRRIADQTERARAAGTLDLGVETLRGEKIEQVSTEDLWTCPKSGAVTRIIGLEVTDPVHVLGAEEAISRNPDKLPMVNRASGRAALISARPMQMYDEDIVTLMRKAVRPNGSSYLEETRFESSAWEEIGKPEFARLWDAEAGSLPKTTTTKLYLLTGLLLPIWKDIPTTNERIYRVTPDGATAMIGRTLSEEGAAALRARFLVSNPQTPQEMLTAALGTTAPVDLGRGLTLTRRRVAGEMRLELGGADKGMIEGLKAMGCFTEIIAFQLRVFLPHGDGIDAGSILARIVGQEAARAAEQAA